The Thermus caldifontis genome includes a region encoding these proteins:
- a CDS encoding DNA/RNA nuclease SfsA codes for MWALPLPPLKPCRFLGRKNRFLVEADVGPLHLPNSGRMAELLLPGAPCFYHPRPTRKTVGRMVLVESQGVLVGVDASLANRLLELLLKEGFFGSLADLRKEVRFGGERLDFSARIGDKEALLEAKNCNRVEEDLALFPDAPTPRGARHLRLLSAFARNGGLAYAVWMVQHPLAQAFALDPEDGFLYRAAREAEEAGVRLLAFRVRPALEALHLEGELPWVWLPPKENLEGHHQGHG; via the coding sequence CCTGGGAAGGAAAAACCGCTTTCTGGTGGAGGCGGACGTGGGGCCCTTGCACCTCCCAAACTCTGGGCGGATGGCGGAGCTCCTCCTTCCCGGAGCCCCTTGCTTTTACCATCCCAGGCCCACCCGCAAGACGGTGGGCCGGATGGTCCTGGTGGAAAGCCAGGGGGTCTTGGTGGGGGTGGATGCCTCCTTGGCCAACCGTCTCCTGGAGTTGCTTTTGAAGGAAGGGTTTTTCGGCTCCCTTGCGGATCTGAGAAAAGAGGTGCGCTTTGGGGGGGAGAGGCTGGACTTCTCCGCCCGGATTGGGGATAAGGAAGCCCTTTTGGAAGCCAAAAACTGTAACCGGGTGGAGGAGGACCTGGCCCTTTTCCCCGATGCCCCTACCCCTCGAGGGGCCCGGCACCTTAGGCTTCTTTCCGCCTTCGCCCGGAATGGGGGGCTAGCCTATGCGGTCTGGATGGTGCAACATCCCCTGGCCCAGGCCTTTGCCCTGGACCCGGAGGATGGGTTCCTATACCGAGCGGCCCGGGAAGCGGAGGAGGCGGGGGTGAGGCTTCTGGCCTTTCGCGTGCGCCCCGCCTTGGAAGCCCTCCATCTGGAAGGGGAGCTTCCCTGGGTTTGGCTACCCCCCAAGGAGAATCTGGAAGGCCACCATCAGGGCCACGGCTAG
- a CDS encoding ZIP family metal transporter: MEPLSISPWAVFLYALLTAIATGLGAIPFVFTRRILAHHLGLANAAAAGLMLAASFGLIYEGVHYHLGRTLLGVVLGLFFIQISHGFLHGREVSFGTLNGLDARKALMMVGIMTLHSFAEGIGVGVAFGGGEALGVFITLAIAVHNIPEGLAISLVLIPRGVSVLGAALWSVFSSLPQPLMAVPAFLFVELFKPALPVGLGFAAGAMIWMVAAEILPEALREAKAEGVATVLTLAVALMVAFQILLGG; the protein is encoded by the coding sequence ATGGAACCTCTATCCATCTCCCCTTGGGCCGTCTTCCTGTACGCCCTTCTCACCGCCATCGCCACCGGTCTAGGGGCCATTCCCTTCGTCTTCACCCGAAGGATCCTTGCCCACCACCTAGGCCTGGCCAACGCCGCTGCCGCTGGGCTTATGCTGGCCGCCAGCTTCGGCCTCATCTACGAGGGGGTGCACTACCACCTGGGCCGTACCCTCTTGGGGGTGGTGCTGGGCCTTTTCTTTATCCAGATTTCCCATGGCTTCCTCCATGGCCGGGAGGTGAGCTTTGGTACCCTAAACGGCCTGGATGCCCGCAAGGCCCTCATGATGGTGGGCATCATGACCCTGCACTCCTTCGCCGAGGGGATCGGGGTAGGGGTGGCCTTCGGGGGCGGGGAGGCCTTGGGGGTTTTCATCACCCTGGCCATCGCCGTGCACAACATCCCCGAAGGACTGGCCATCAGCCTGGTCTTGATCCCCCGGGGTGTGAGCGTCTTGGGCGCTGCCCTTTGGAGCGTGTTCTCCAGCCTGCCCCAGCCCCTCATGGCCGTGCCCGCCTTTCTCTTTGTGGAACTCTTTAAGCCCGCCTTGCCGGTGGGCCTAGGCTTCGCTGCCGGGGCCATGATCTGGATGGTGGCGGCGGAAATCCTCCCCGAAGCCCTAAGGGAGGCCAAGGCGGAAGGCGTAGCCACGGTGCTCACCCTAGCCGTGGCCCTGATGGTGGCCTTCCAGATTCTCCTTGGGGGGTAG
- a CDS encoding alpha/beta hydrolase yields MHLLLLHGFTSHPVLTLGPLPRVLREAGFTVVQPALPGHGTRPEDLLRVRWQDWLAVAQEAYQKLPEPRGVVGLSMGALLAAHLAAENPTQALVALAPALALKHPLAPLAPLLAWLIPRFPGPDSIQDPELKGQNPNYPYFPTRALLQLLALMRRTPEVLPRVQAKAMVIEAGRDKVVAPAGVRGYHALLGSPRKDYLVFPESGHDLLLDRDREAVARVVRDWLIANSNHLQ; encoded by the coding sequence ATGCATCTCCTCTTGCTCCACGGCTTTACCTCCCACCCCGTCCTCACCCTGGGCCCCTTACCCCGGGTGTTGCGGGAGGCCGGTTTTACCGTGGTTCAACCGGCCCTGCCAGGCCATGGCACCCGGCCAGAGGACCTTCTTCGGGTGCGCTGGCAGGACTGGCTGGCGGTGGCCCAGGAGGCATACCAGAAGCTACCCGAGCCTCGAGGGGTGGTGGGCCTTTCCATGGGCGCCCTCCTGGCCGCCCACCTGGCCGCAGAAAACCCCACCCAGGCCCTGGTGGCCCTGGCCCCAGCCCTGGCCCTCAAGCACCCCCTTGCCCCCCTGGCTCCCCTCTTGGCCTGGCTCATCCCCCGTTTTCCTGGCCCCGACTCCATCCAGGACCCCGAGCTTAAAGGGCAGAACCCCAACTACCCCTACTTCCCCACCCGGGCCCTGCTTCAGCTTCTGGCCTTAATGCGCCGCACCCCCGAGGTCCTGCCCAGGGTGCAGGCCAAGGCCATGGTGATCGAGGCGGGCCGGGACAAGGTGGTGGCCCCCGCAGGGGTACGGGGCTACCACGCCCTTTTGGGAAGCCCAAGAAAGGACTACCTGGTCTTCCCGGAAAGCGGGCATGACCTCCTCTTGGACCGGGACCGGGAAGCGGTGGCCCGGGTGGTCCGGGATTGGCTTATTGCTAACAGTAATCACTTGCAGTAA
- a CDS encoding DUF4388 domain-containing protein — protein sequence MLGEPSGYLGQPQGYLEGNLAEFPFVALAGALMSTGRTGRLLVRTPYLEGEVFLRGGQVVHARVWSGEKGLEGEEALDLLSGLKRAPYRFEPEVLPPHTTLLGGLAVPARLAEAEAQWQGLSLPSDWGYVLRLPTKGGQVELGPEALRVLAQVEGKRMVEVLLAPGVLRLARILHTLLQMGVLEAVPLVEVPPASLLVLPIYGPGSGVAYVDESLYAEWARAIRHAFRLRLKRLEALMEVRPRPNIPGRLGLLEEDLKRLRLRRGDRVEVVPEV from the coding sequence ATGCTGGGTGAGCCCTCAGGTTATCTCGGCCAACCGCAAGGCTATCTTGAAGGTAACCTTGCAGAGTTTCCCTTCGTGGCCCTGGCGGGGGCTTTGATGAGCACCGGGCGCACGGGAAGGCTTCTGGTCCGTACCCCTTACCTGGAGGGAGAGGTTTTTTTGCGGGGTGGCCAGGTGGTCCACGCCCGGGTCTGGTCAGGGGAAAAGGGCCTGGAGGGAGAGGAGGCCCTGGACCTGCTTTCCGGTCTCAAACGGGCACCCTACCGCTTTGAGCCCGAGGTTTTGCCACCCCACACCACCTTGTTGGGAGGGCTTGCGGTACCCGCCCGCCTGGCGGAGGCCGAGGCTCAGTGGCAGGGGCTTTCCCTACCCTCCGACTGGGGGTACGTCCTGCGTCTGCCCACCAAGGGAGGCCAGGTGGAGCTTGGCCCCGAGGCCTTGCGGGTTCTGGCCCAGGTGGAGGGGAAGCGCATGGTGGAGGTGCTCCTGGCCCCCGGGGTGTTGCGCTTGGCCCGCATCCTGCACACCCTATTGCAGATGGGGGTCCTGGAGGCGGTGCCCTTGGTGGAGGTGCCGCCCGCTTCCCTTTTGGTCCTTCCCATCTACGGCCCTGGGTCAGGGGTAGCCTATGTGGACGAGTCCCTTTACGCCGAGTGGGCCCGGGCCATCCGCCATGCCTTCCGCCTTCGCCTAAAGCGCCTCGAGGCCCTGATGGAAGTGCGGCCCAGGCCCAATATCCCGGGGCGGCTGGGCCTATTGGAGGAGGATCTCAAGCGCCTCCGCCTCAGGCGGGGGGATAGGGTAGAGGTGGTGCCGGAGGTATAG